AGTTacttctaaatttctatgaaGTGGGCGAGGCCACAATTCTTCTAGGGTTAATCAATTTTCTTTGACAATTGTTTGGAGTCTTTGGATTAGATCTACTGGTTTTAAGTGGCGAAGTATTCAATATTTAAACGTATTTTAGAATTTTCGGTTGATAAGATAATTATTCTCTCCAAACATTTGTGTCACATTTACTTAATTAAAATCTGGAAAACCCTCAATCGAAAAAATCAAGAATAAGGAATAAGTCACGAATTAGGCATTGCATTAGGGAAATTTCATTTATACCCATGTAACCTATTTCTATACCCAACTTACATTTTAAATGtaaattgtctattttaccctattgcataattactattaagtacaaaataaaattaataataaaattcaaatttatcgATAAACCCAAACACTATACTTAAACCCTACGATCATTCTTTATTTATCCTACTTCATTCtgcctaaaaccctaatagctctcatagagaaaaacatttatttatggatggtgattatgaaattttgaatcctccaaccaatttatgattttgaagttcttttagataagcaaattgattTATTTCAATTTACAACTGCACACGATTGAAATACTTACGCAACTTCTCCCCAGAGCTTTTATTGTCTTACCTCGTGCAATTTATATCCTAGTTTGTTCTTCGGTACCATGCCAATTAGACCTCCGCCCAAAAACGTATAACATTTCTTACTTTATAAATTGCAAAAGGTAAAGAAATCCTTCCAAGAGTACCATGAGACAttgtgacacacctcgacccgaaaagtccactaggactctgaatcgagctgtgttggccaaCACCTAGAAGGTGATAAAGCCATAAattgtagtgatgtggaaaatgtgaataaatttaaacctaaaagtgcctaagtacATGAGTGCGCGGAGAGCGggtatgaacccatttcacacgtgatgtcagagcataagtaaagtacagtaatgTAAGATAAGGATTATACCATCATAGGAAGCCACCTATACTGGGATATGCCAAGAATCCTCGCCGATACAGAAACTTTGTTACtagaacctggaagggcgcaaaacaagaaaacgtgagtgggtaaaaacaaagcttttcaaaaactatttctctttccaaaaataataatccctcgccgtaaaacctgtataatttcccagaaaaaaaatactaatacatacgtatatagaaatcatgcttgagagtagtgaaaaccaagtatatgccatgtcaactATCTCAGTATGAGAATAAGTAAACCAGGTAaagtaaatcaatgtaaaatgatatgtcaacctaatgtgacatgtacggctgaacctataACTCATCACTCTAATcctacacacgagtcggaaccaactaaggtggtctgtacgacagggttGGGTgcaaataagtacgctcaagtgatACGaacacgtgaaggctgtgcgaataatcgcgggtcacctacgagtcggaaccacctaatgtggtctgtacgacaagactgtgcaccaaacttggatccaaggtgagcgtgcggtgcgggaagtgaacatcacgtgaaggactgtgccttgACCAGGGGCGTGAGCACTAGCACCGGGGTGCTGGATAATGAGCTCTAAATACATtcaacataaccatacacactacaatcactaccatcaatataTACTCACCTAAAGCTTACATGagtgtccacaacatcaaacaACAATTGCATAACTATACTAATGCATGTTCTAAAATGTAATGTAATTAACATGGCATCTAAAATCGTAAATCCATATAAAACAATTTTTGGGAAAACGTAAAGCATATATACGTATacatagaaaatcaaaaccccactcacctggagtctgtgctacaactccctagtaCAAACATCGAGGCGTCAcgaacgatcggcgcctagaacaattatcaaaccatatcTCAGAATTCTTGTCAATAAAACACTTAACTTACATATCttattcgggaagatccgtaagtTGGATTCCCTATCCGTAAGTTTCTGAAATCCTCAAATTTTATGTactacaacgtatcaaagtttagtGATAAtctaacggtcggatcgtcgactGCTATTATAATCGGGTGGTGGACCTTAATGAAACTAGGTTCAACTGACGGAAATTCATTAATCGGACCTCACAAATGGTATCAAGGTATTCAAACTTAACCTAGGAAGGTCAAGGGACACCTCagcccacgcgccgccgcagGTGGCGGTCAGCCACCCCGacttgccggaaaattcaactaattccaaaaattatcaatttttacagaaatgaagatatCAATGAATatagcaactttcataccttcGACCAAAGCCAATTTTTCCGGAAAATTTCCCAATTTCACGAAAATCCGTCGAAACCCTAGGTTTGGGTGTGTTTtgattcgacctccaaactCACTCTAACGCCTCAAACATTGCTTAGGCTTTGTTCTTAGCCTCAAGGAGAGTTTAGTGGTAGTGGTAATTGGGACATAACGTTTCCAAAATGGTGGATTAGAGCCACGGTGTCGTCGCACCCTTCGGTGCGGTTTTGCAAAATCAAAGTCGaattctctaattttttttttgggtggaaTTGACAGAGGTATCGATTGGCCTCAAGGTAAGGATCATTTTGACACCAAGATCGTCGTCCATGGTGGCCGGAGTTGAGAGATAGAACCGGGTCGGGTCACAATTCCTCAAGGGAATCCGGCTgatccccttcttcttctcctccctcatttccctcctttctctcttctttgaTTTGTCcattcctttctctctcctctcctcattCCTTCTCTCCCATGTTCCTTCTTTATTTCCCATCCCCACCGCCCATCTTTCCTTACTTCAATCCCAGCCACACACATGGTATGACCAGATTAAACTCCAGAAATCTGGAGTTTTCTAGAAAATAGTAATTTACAATTTTGCCCTCGACTTTAAATGTTAGTATctccttcgttataactccaaattgcgCTTCGTTTGCGCCCACGCATTCATAGCTATGAGTACTACAAGAATACGCCAAGAAAATGAACCTtacgtgacacgacacgacaatcaacaaaagtcaacactttgccaaagggcatttttgtaaactcACTTATTAAagttataaaaatcataatttttagggATGGGGCTATTACACATTGAGCAAGGGGTTCCTGTGAGAATAATATCAGATCCAACATATACTCTTAAGATTACCATGGAACCTAATCAAATGATTCGCTTCAAGACACAATGCATAACCTATATTCACCTATAAATCAAGTAAGGAGAGGAAATATATAATGATATTAAGAAGAATGCTTTTATGGAAGCCATTGAAGGGTCAATTATGAGAGTTTGATGTCTATGCAAGATTTGTCTAAGAATCATGCCTGGAGAAGATTTCAAAATATTGTCAACATCTATAGAAGTGTCAGTCTTGTTGTCAGCCATGGCTGAATTCACACCCCAATTCTCAGTATTCATTTCCAGACGGCGTAAAGATagagttaaaaatcaaatgggtgtaaaaataaatccacatattgaattgggtttatggggATATATTGGATATTAAATtgagtttaaagagatattaatagtttaattaaaaatcaaatgggtgcaaAAAGTAAGTTTGGCGTAGAAATAGGTtacatgagtttaaataaaatttgtcATTGCATTATTGACCTGTTGCAACTTAAATTAAAGGTTTCATCTCCTTCGTCCATTTTAATGTTACGATTTTTATGCAAGTGTGTATTTAAGATGGAGTAAACTGTAATTTGACTGCCTGAACTATTTGAACTTAGCCAATTAACCCCTCActaatcgaaaaaaaaaaaattaaccccTCGTAAGATTCGATAAAATATTATCTATTTTGCCGTCAAATACTAACACATTACTAGCATGTGATTCACTCATGGATAATAGTTTAATGGGTTAAACGACTTTTTATCCTTTAAAATGTGTATTTAGTGACGTGCGTTAGATAAAAATTGATGGGAAAAAAGGCTTTGTATGGTCTTTTCGTTATTGGGTTTCTTGCTTGGCTCAGTTGTCACAACTATATACCTACCCCAATTCTTCTCTTTACCCTAAAACAATGCTCACAGTAGCCATTTGAAGACCctaaaaattttagttttgattcCTTTCAGAGCAAGACTGCAGAAAACTGAAAGATTTGTCCTCACAAATATCCGATCGCAAAAATGGTTCTCAAACGCTATCAGGATGCTAAAGCAGGTAATACCTAATGTGTTGCAGTCTCAGCAATCTATATATCCATTTGGGTTCTTTTACAACCCTCCAtatgtttgatgaaatgcctcAGTGAAACGCCCTAACCTTTTCCTCCTTTTTGAATGCGATCATTTCAGGATACCAATTGGCCAAATCGTTCAATGCCGAGAAGTACTTGAAAAAAGTGGGATTGGGCAAAGAAGACTACTACTTCTGGAAGCAAATTGGCAAGGCATTGGTATGCACATACACTCTGTTCGGCGTGGCCTGGCTCTACAACGAGAAATCGCCACTCGGGTGGTGGACGCTCAAGCCTAGGCccaaggaagagagagagctaGCGCACCTGTACGAGCGTCGTGAGTTCCCGTACCCTGGGGATGAAGAAGCCATGGAAGAGTTTGTTGCCAAGGGGGGAATGATCGGCACGACAATTGGCCCGAAAGGGTTTGTCGAGACGGACAAAGATGCGTTTAATTATCAGAAAGAGCTGCAGAAGAAGAAGCTGGAACAGGAAGCTCAGAAGCTGTGGGTGCGGATGAAGAATGAGGTCGTCTCCGAGCTTCAAGAGAAGCGTTACGTCGTAGACGCTGAGTGAAATGTGTAAAAATTTGCATGGTTATGTGAAAGTTTATGCGTTTGTGTATAAAAGTGATTAGCCTTTGCATTGCTTTTGGTTAAAAGCACTTTGTGAGTACTTGCTCAAGAATTGCCGTGAGATAAATGCACAAGACCTTGGATATTTTTATGGAATTCTCACTATGCTTTTAACAAAACCCTACTTTGCAAAAGCGCTTTGCAAAGAAATAGGGGGCGGATACACTACCCTGGCCAACATACCTAACCCACGTTCGCCTCCCGTTCTTGAATTGGATCTCGTAATTCGTTTCATTTAATAATAATTCAACAAAAGCTAGTGAACCAATGATTTCAAAGATAAACAAACtaaattgtattattacaaACTCCTCAAATTCCGATTATTGCCTTATTGGCAATTTTGGCAGTGTTAGGAAAAAAAACGTTAGGGGAAAGTGTTTGTGTTTCTCAGAAAACAAGAAAATCCACTTAAATTTGGCTTTACTACATAACAAAGACATCTACAAGACATTCTTGGGCAGAGATTGTGAGTTGTTGCCTGGCCTGCTCTTTCCCGATTCACTCCTCCGATGGCTCCTCAATGGCGTCAAGTAGAACCGCAGCAACCCGTGATCGAGATGGCTCGGCGAATACCGAGCACTCTTGTTCCTCTGCAGAGTCTTCACTTCATTGCCTTTAGTTTCCGCACCAACACCATTCACATTGCTAAACAAGCCAACCATTTTGCACTGGTTCCGGCAGCTGACACTGTAACTTCGAATCAGCTTCTGACTCACGGAGGCATTGGCTTCTTCTCCGTTGGCAACCCTCCTCAGCTTCTGCCAAGAATCCGCGGATTCTTCGTCTACGCATTTCTTCTCGCTTCTCCTCTGCATCAAACCCCGAAAGCTCCACTTCTTGTGCCTCCTATTTGACTTTTGATGATCAACATGAATCCCATTGGTTGATTCCGAAGCCGCATTTTTGCGAACAGGTCCAGAGCCAATCCCAACGCCGCTGCCCTCCTCCGCACGCTCATCATCTTCAGCAGATTTCAATTTCGAATTCGAACCCATCGAACTCATTAACTCTTTCTCTGTAATCAGCAGCTTGGCCCCATAGAACAACTCTGAAGTGGCAGGGGAGACTCTAGCATTTGATCCCAACTTCAGCTCATCAACCTCCGCCGTTGTGGACCGATCGAAACTCGGCCGTTCGAAGCTCCGCCGCCGCTGCGAATTGTAATAGTCTTTGGTCTGAGCTGAGCCGCCTGGATTCCTCTCCCAGCTCTCTTCCACAACCGAAACCATCGGGGTCAGCCTCGGGTGAGCGGCTCTCGGACCCAAATACCCGTCCCAAGAAGCCCGAGGCTCGTCCAATGACATCCGACCCGGATCGGGATCCGTATCGCACGATTTTCTCCCCAATGCGTACTCTCCCACTTCGGACTGGGTCTCCCTCCTCTTCTCCGCCACGAAACCCTCGTTCTCAGCCTTCTTCGTCTTCTGCTTCCGCCGCCATTGCTTCACCTTTTTGCTCAAAACCGACGCCGTTCCCCAAAATATCCCTGCAATTTCCTTCGAATCCCTACCCTcgcccttcttcttctcccactCGAGATCTATCAACTCTTTCATCGTCTTGAACTCCGACTCTGCATCCgcatccaaatccaaaaccctagcttcGTCTCCACCGTCGTCCTTATCCCCATCTCTCAATTCGACATCGAACTTTCTCGGCACTCCTTTGCGGTCGTCGTCGATGTTAAAGAGCTCGGACAGAGTGTTCCGGGCCCTGACATTGCACGACTTGCGCCGGGTCGGGTCCGGGGCGTTGGCCGACGACGATTCGGGTCTCGTTCCGGAACACGACTTGCTTCTCCGGAGCTCAGACCAAGAATGGGGGTTCTGGGTCAAGGGTTCTTGGTGAGCGGCGGAGTCGAGGCCGGCGAGGCGTTCGCTGAGGCAGGGGGCGCAGAAACCGGTTATGGGTTTGGTAGGGTGGCGGTGACAGGTGGAGAGGCGGTGAGTTTGCGCTTTCATGGCTTTTCCTAGGACTGGAGGAGGAGGGCGGCGGCGGTTGAGAGAGCGTGCATGGCAGAAGAAGGAAGTGGGGTGTCAGTGAGAGAGGCGGTGAGGTTGAGAAAGGAATGGGAAATTGCAAAAAATGGAAACCCCGGATAAACCCCTTTTTgggattttatggtatccatgaatctctttattttattttattttttctaagcAGTTAGCACGGAGACGTATGATCTAATTTTTACAGAGAAAAAAGAagagtaaactgtcggtttaccccctgaactttcacctcactttcgatttcccccctgaacttttccattggaaaattaaggactcaaactaatttttttagccaatttgccccctaccgttagtttttcatatattccatccatatttccgttaagtgagaccatgtgcacaacatgtgagggtagttaagtcatttcactcttaaaaatgattaaaaaactaaaaataataaaaaaagcaaaactttccatctattttttcccgctaattcctatcctcgattttatttttgtctctcattcctatgcatgagaaatgacatatggtgttattgtctaccatttttattttctctaacaaattaataatttgacaaatgctaatggtgctattgtctccaaagcagtgcattaatataagaaaccctagtcttttttatggacatgtttcttatattaatgcactgctttggagacaataacaccataagcatttgtcaaattattaatttgttagagaaaataaaaatggtagtacatgcttcaaaaaaaagattaacttagctacttatgaagacaataacaccatatgttatttctcatgcataggaatgagagggaaaattaaaattgaggataggaattagcgggaaaaaatagagggaaaattattattattatttattttcagtttttaatcatttttaaattgaaatgacttaactatcctcacatgttatgcacatggtctcacttaacggaaatatggatggaatatatgaaaaactaacggtagggggcaaattggctaaaaaaattagtttgagtccttaattttccaatagaaaagttcaggggggaaatcgaaagtgaggtgaaagttcagggggtaaaccgacagtttacccAAAAAAGAATCCTATGCAAGGATGATCAAACAACTCTTAATCAtggccctaaaccctaaactcttaaaaatccaattttagtcGGACGATCTTGTATCAACGGCCAATATTAGTTGATTCTAAGAGTTCACATAGAGAGATTCGGATATAATTTTTGTCTTTCTGAAAACATTCAAATAGTTACAATGTTTGTCGTTTTTGTTCTAGTTATTTGAATTAAATAATCAACagataaaaacaaagaaagaagtgtAGGAGCATAAACGAGAGTGCGAaagttgttttccttttttgtaatatcaacttcaattttttttttttttttggattaaaTCAAACAATAATTATCAAATTATTTGGTATATGACAAATGAATTTGTTAAGAAGTAAAAGGATTAGCTAGTTCATGAGTACCTCACTTGAAACCTGTTCACAAATCTAGAGTACTTCGCTTGCAACAGAAGAAGGCCGAGAAAGCAAATATTAgtgtgaagaagaaggaaaccaACAGCTTTTCGGGCCACAGAAAGCCCAACACATTAGTCCCCCACTTTTCTTAGATTTTGGGTTTGCGAACGGAAACAGAAGCAAAATCCAACCACTTCCATTCGGACGTGCACAAAATTTGTAGGTCAACTGCACTAAGGACACCACCATTGacataaaaggtcgtacccagtgcacaaggctcccgctttacgcagggtctgggagaggtgaatgtcggctagccttacccccatttatggaggggctgctcccaagtctcgaacccgagacctaccgctcatgggcgaagacacCACCATTGACATAGAAATCAACAAATAATGTAGCATTCCCAAACCGATGTGTTGTTTAAATATGAGCCTTAAAATCTTTGatttattaaatatataaatacttGCTCAATGTTTGTCTTTTCACATTTCACCTTCCAAAAAAGAGTTACTTGTATATGTCGGAGAATAGAATCTCATATTGATCATAtgacaaaataatatacaattgATATTTGAGAGTTTTCACTTTCATATCACCAAGGTATTTTGCAACAAAAACCCAACACCTAGTAATAGGTGGTTAAGTTGGAACAATATTGATATTAATGGTGGACCATGCTTGGTCAAAAAAGTTTATCATAATATTATAGCTGACTATTCTTTCGACACATTCTTGACCCGATTTACTAGGCTTGAATTTGCTTCCTTATGTTGGGCTTTAGAAAAGTTGGGCTAGCTCTAGTTTAAGGATATTGAATAATTGAGCCCTCAAAAAGTTGTGTTGGCTTTAGTCCCTGAATGAATGATCGACCTCTCGAAAAGTTGTATTGGCTCTAGTTCCTAAATGAATGACTGACCTCTTGAAAAGTTGTGTTACCTCTATATAATGACTTGACCAATTTCTATTGTGGGAATTAGTTTCCCTTGTGACCCCGTATGGACCACTCGTGAGGAGGTGTGTTGGAGATAGGATTCCACATTAGTCATGtgacaaaataatatataatcaaTATATAGGAATTTTCACCCTTAATATTACTAATGTCTTTTGTAATAAAACTCAACACCTAGCAATATGTAGGGTTGGTTttgtattgttgtgctttgaaaaaaaactgtttttgttgtgctgtgagaataagtagatgtgaaataaagcagcatagtgtttggtaaacttttatgtaaaagtgcttttgaaaaaaaaaaaagcagtatgatagtgtttggtaaacttttatataaaacagTTGTGACTGTGTAAAATGAGCAAAAAGGTATAATACTAGATGTGCTATGACAAGCCACAACGTCGTTCGCTGGCAACCTCTCCACCTTCGTCTTCCTTTCCCTCCTCATCTTCTCCTTCCCCACGGTCGTCGAAAATGGGACCCACCTCCTCACCTCCT
This window of the Malus domestica chromosome 03, GDT2T_hap1 genome carries:
- the LOC103427126 gene encoding uncharacterized protein — encoded protein: MVLKRYQDAKAGYQLAKSFNAEKYLKKVGLGKEDYYFWKQIGKALVCTYTLFGVAWLYNEKSPLGWWTLKPRPKEERELAHLYERREFPYPGDEEAMEEFVAKGGMIGTTIGPKGFVETDKDAFNYQKELQKKKLEQEAQKLWVRMKNEVVSELQEKRYVVDAE
- the LOC103420296 gene encoding protein OCTOPUS, giving the protein MKAQTHRLSTCHRHPTKPITGFCAPCLSERLAGLDSAAHQEPLTQNPHSWSELRRSKSCSGTRPESSSANAPDPTRRKSCNVRARNTLSELFNIDDDRKGVPRKFDVELRDGDKDDGGDEARVLDLDADAESEFKTMKELIDLEWEKKKGEGRDSKEIAGIFWGTASVLSKKVKQWRRKQKTKKAENEGFVAEKRRETQSEVGEYALGRKSCDTDPDPGRMSLDEPRASWDGYLGPRAAHPRLTPMVSVVEESWERNPGGSAQTKDYYNSQRRRSFERPSFDRSTTAEVDELKLGSNARVSPATSELFYGAKLLITEKELMSSMGSNSKLKSAEDDERAEEGSGVGIGSGPVRKNAASESTNGIHVDHQKSNRRHKKWSFRGLMQRRSEKKCVDEESADSWQKLRRVANGEEANASVSQKLIRSYSVSCRNQCKMVGLFSNVNGVGAETKGNEVKTLQRNKSARYSPSHLDHGLLRFYLTPLRSHRRSESGKSRPGNNSQSLPKNVL